Below is a window of Arabidopsis thaliana chromosome 2, partial sequence DNA.
ACCAACACCTTTGTTCTCCATGCTCTTTCTGCTTCACATCAGTCAAATTGCAacctatctctctctttccgacaaagaaaccctaaatatcACTGTGAAAACTAAACAAGGTGGAACAGATACTTGTGCCGGAAGATACGTGTATATGCACAATCTTCCAAGCAGATTCAACGAAGATCTGATCAAGAGCTGTGAGGCATACATCGAATTACGAAACAAATGTAAGTACCTTATTAACTCTGGCTTCGGTCCACGTATCTTGGAGGAAGATCATAACCATACCACTCGAGTCTTAACCATCGAGACCGGTTCTTGGTACTACACAAACCAATTCATGCTTGAGGTTATCTTCCGAGAGAAAATGAGACACTACGAGTGTTTGACCAACGATTCTTCCCTTTCTTCCGTGGTTTTCGTCCCGTTTTATGCTGGATTCGATGTGAGACGCTTTTGGGGATACAACGTTAAGCTGAGAGACGAACTTGGTGAAGATCTAGCTCAATGGCTTAGGGAGAGACCAGAGTGGAGGAAAATGTATGGACGAGATCATTTCTTTGTCACGGGACGGGTTGGTAGAGATTTCAGGAGGGTTACAGATCAAGATTCGGATTGGGGAAACAAACTGATGCGGTTGCCTGAATTCGAGAACATAACTATGTTATCCATTGAGACAAATTCTAGGAGTAACGAGTTTGCGGTTCCTTATCCAACTTATTTCCATCCAAAGAGCCGAACCGAGGTTAAGAGATGGCAGAGGCAAGTGACGATGATGCAGAGACGATACTTGTTCTCGTTTGTCGGAGCTAATCGGCCAAAAATGGAGGAATCTATTAGAGGTGAGATTATAAGACAGTGCCTTGCATCACAAGGAAGATGCAAATTTCTTGATTGTGACACATCGAGTAAAGACTGTAGTGATCCGGTTAAGGTAGTGGAAGTTTTTCAAGATTCGGTTTTCTGTTTACAACCACCAGGAGATACACCTACTCGGAGATCAACATTTGATTCGATTTTAGCCGGTTGTATACCGGTTTTCTTTAGCGTTGATTCGGTCTATAACCAGTACAAGTGGTATTTTCCAAAAGATCGTACCAAGTACTCGGTTTACATCGCGGAGGAAGGTGTGAAAAAGGGGAAGGTTAGTATTGAGAAGTTATTGGCTAATGTTAGTGAAGAGAAGATTTCAAGGATGAGAAATGAGGTTGAGAAGATTATACCAAAgataatttatacaaaaccgGGGGAGGTTGGACCGGAAAAGATTGAAGATGCATTTGAAATTGCAGTGGCTAGGGTGCTTGAGAGAGTGTCATTGTTCAAGATGACACGGATCTAGCAACTACATAACTATATTAAGGGGGGGGAAATATAACTTAGAAGtattatagatattttttgggGTACTAATTTGGCAAAGCAAAGTATCAAAGGATTATGCCAAGTATTATAGTTTAGTAATGATTTATGGTATTGAAAATTCGTTTCTTTACACAACAATTATTGAAATTATAGAGTATGAACAATGAATCATCGTAATTCTTTACACaacaattattgaaaattcGTTTCTTTACacaacaattattaatttaaacgattagttttcaactttttatgtACTAATTAAGATTAGAggcttttcagttttcattaCGATTTCAATCATAGTTGAGTCTGGTAGATGATCTTTAGGATATTATTCCAAGtcgttttttttggttggtttcaTCTTGAAACATAAAGTTtctatattaatattttgatgtAATCGATGTTGTTCGGAAACGATTATgtttaaagaaacaaaaatcaacatgaaaattttgacttgCAGTCGAATAACGCTTAGATCCCAATATGTTATAGTAATCTAGTAATCGTTTAAACCAAGTTAAACCATGTAttccacattttttttaaaattaacctTCTCTATATCGAACCCTGTTAAATAATTACACTTTCGCTAAGAGAATTCGCGTCAGCTAATTGTGGTAAAACAATTGACAAGATACTGGAAATCTTTGTCAGAACCAAAATTCTCTCATTAATAGATAGAAAAGCTTAACTTACCTAATCAGAATATTAAGAGGAAATTTatgtttcttaccaaaataaattcagGAAGGTAGCTTGTATTATTCACATGTACCGAAAAAGGTTAATAttgatttatagattttttttttgttatttatataaatcttccaagaaaggaaaagaataTTCTTACCGTCCATATAATAGACAAATGGTTTCACAAGACAAAAGATCTAAAATGGTCATAACctaaattgtttattttcttcccCTCTAAACATATCATGAAAATCAGTTTACACTACTTTTGGATTTGCAATCTCTTAGAACACAAAGAAATTGCCCTATATTCTAgaatattttagtaaatatatataattattaagtttCCTGGTATTCATATTATTTTCCAATTAAATTCTGTGGAATACAGTTGGGAAAGAGTTGAGATCTCTTCTTGACATATGGGAATCATCTTTGCGTGTCCATGATAGAAACTTTATAAAATCAGAGAGAAGTTTTTAGAATATAATCCATTGAATTAAATTCATAATAAATGGTCAAATATCTATTACTTCATTTGGAAAATGCAATTAAAGCGccattaaaaagaataaaatacaattattcTTCTCCTTAAGAttacatttattaattttagatCTCAAAAAGTAATACCAATGTTTTCTCACAAGtaaatgaagatgatgaaaccaGTTCCAAAGCTTTGGGTTGTCATCTCAAGTGCCTTTGTGTTCTGTCTTTTAGTTCTGTTTCAAATCAATAAATCAGATTTGATCGAAGCAAATCTCCAAATCACTCATCAAGTTAACAACTTCCTCATCTCCTTCGTTGCTTcttcaaataatcaaatcctaaatcACACCAAACATGCGAATGAGAGTGATGGAATCAGAGCGAAACagcttgaggaagaagaaacggaTACTTGCGCCGGAAGATACATCTACATGTACAATCTTCCAAGCACATTCAACGACGACATCATCAAAGAATGTCGTCCACTCATCAAATGGTTCGATATGTGTCCATTCATGGTCAATTCCGGGCTCGGTCCACAGATTTTGGTCTCCGATAAAACCACAGCTCGAGTCTTAACCGTGAAAACCGGTTCTTGGTACTCAACGAACCAATTCTTGCTTTCGGTTATCTTCCGAGAGAGGATGAAACACTACGAGTGTTTGACCAACAACTCTTCTCTAGCCTCAGCGATCTATGTCCCATACTACGCAGGATTTGATGTGAGCCGTCACCTCTGGGGATACAACGTGACGGTTAGAGACGAATTGGCGATAAAGCTGGCACAATGGCTGAGAGAGAGACCTGAATGGGGGAAGATGTACGGCCGAGATCACTTCTTTGTGACCGGACGGATTGGTTGGGATTTCAGGAGGTTTCACGATGAAGATTCAGATTGGGGAAGCAAACTGATGCTATTACCTGAATTCTCGAATCTGACAATGTTAGGTATCGAAACGACTGCTTGGGCTAACGAATTTGCGATTCCTTATCCTACTTATTTCCATCCAAAGAGCTTAACAGAGATTTGGAGATGgcagaagaaagtgaagagtGTGAAGAGGAAGTATTTGTTTTCGTTTGTTGGAGGTCCAAGACCTAAATTGGATGGATCTATTAGGGGAGAGATTATAAAGCAGTGCCTTGCATCTCACGGTAAATGCAACTTTCTTAACTGCTTTGTTAATGACTGCGATAATCCGGTTAAGATAATGAAGGTGTTTGAAAATTCTGTCTTCTGTTTACAACCTTCGGGAGATTCGTACACTCGGAGATCGATATTCGATTCGATTCTGGCGGGTTGTATACCGGTTTTCTTCAGCCCAGGTTCGGGTTACAACCAATATATTTGGTATTTTCCAAAGGATTATACCAAGTACTCGGTTTACATACCAGAGAATGAAATGAGAAATGGAACGGTTAGTCTCAAGAATATTTTGGGTATGATCGCTAAGGAGAGGATTTTGAGGATGAGAAAAGAGGTTGTGAAGATTataccaaaaatcatatataataaaccaGGGTTTGGACCGGAGAAGATTGAAGATGCGTTTGACATTGCAGTGGATAGGATGCTTGAGAGGGTAGCAATGGTTAAGAGGATGATGGAAGAAGGGAAAGATGTTCAAAGTCAGTATTATTCACAGACAAAGGATTTGAAAAAACTTGAgattatacatgaaaaaactGCTTAAGCCTTAAGACATTGTTAATGAATGCACATTCAGTATTTATAGCATGTTGAATCACATTTCAGATACATTTTGGAATTGTAAGTAAATCAatcgattttgttttacaaGGATgcataaattacaaatttctctctttctcgttcCTTAAGATGTGGAGCAACCAAAAACTATATGAATATGATCTCTCGAAAGAAACTTAATTTCGaatactatataataaatgGATTTTGATGTATGAATGAGAATGTTTTGAAACTATGACAAGAGAATTTGACTTTTCGTTATCAAGAATTTGGATGGCTAAATTAGATATGGAAGTtaacatacacataaaaagTTAGCTGAATGTTAAACTGTAGTCTATTCGAAATATGAAGTTTAAAGTAGAATGTGAATGGTAAATGTTAAAGTTAAATTAAGATACATAATAATTGGTTCAAACTTGAGATAACCAGGACGAAATAATTGGTTTGGTACAAAGTACAAAACAACTTTGGTTAAAGGAATCATACTTTCCACGAGGAATCGCCAGTTCGCCACCAGTTGGCCGGATCGAACGGTGCCTACTGCTTAACCCGGTCTTTAGATAATACCCACCTGTTAAGTCATTCGGGTCATCTCTGACCCGGAAGTttctaatctctctctctttcctaaAGTaacaaactttaaattttctgCAAAATCGAACAACGAATCATCAGCCCGAGAAGCTTCTTCAATCCTGTAAATTTTTCATTCTACGTACCAATCTCTCATTTCCCAGATTCGTTTCTTGCTTCCATTGCTCTTCCTTTGTACCAATCATCATCTCCAGGTGATCggtttattaaaaattagggtttttgattgtTCTAATCCGATCTCTCGGTTCCTTTAagattgatgatgaatttCGAAGCGTGATATGAAAAGATCTGAAGACTTGATGTCAGAACTTGCGTTGCGTGGGTTCCGAGATAATTGTTGATGGAAAGAGTATCAGAGCGAAGTTTGTCAGAAAATTTGAGAAGAAGCGATCGAGAAGATGGGAAGATTATAGAATGGGAAGAATTCGACCATGAGCTTACGAGGTTATGGAGTCTTTCTTCTGCTATGAAATTAGCCACAGAGAGGAAACAAATCCTGCAACCGAAACTTGAGTCTCTTATTCAGGTTTTTCTCTTACTcatgtgttttcttttgggcATGTCTGAATTTGATTCATTTCTGAGTGTAAAGCATAGATTTTTATTAGTGGCATTGTCTTAAGGGTGGATGAAGATagctagaagaagaaactctattcaaagaaaatttatgCTTTCTTATTGTGTTGGTTAGGAATGTGTTGTTTAGTCTTATTATTCTTGCTTATCTCTTACTTTATCTACTCGATGAGCTTTAATTGATTAGCCCGCGGATTAGCGGGCGGCAAAATTTCGGGCAGGTTAGTACTGAATCATTGAGACGCACTAATGAACTTGAAGAAATGCGTCAGAGGCTTGAAGCAAGAAAATTGTTGGTGGACAAGACATCAGTTGCTTGCAAAGTTACTGAGCAGgatgttaaaaagaaagaggagaatCTTAGTACAGAAGTGAGGTCTTTGCTAGTAGGCGGAACAACTCTTTCGATCGCTAAAAGCAAATTGCAGGTATTACCTCATTCAGTGCAGAATTATCTTATTAGGAAGCAAGGTGCATCAGTTTTGCATATCCTGGTGTTTGGCTATTTCAAATTAGTTGTTTCCCCATGTTCTCTTGGCCTCTTCTTTGGCAGGAGTACAGTTTATTTTACGacttactttttcttcttctaactgTATTTTAGTTCTAGTATGAATTATTTGATAGCTGTTTCTTTAAAGAAGGAAAGCTAATTTTCTTCAGTATATTCTCCATTCTATGAACAATTTGTGAATGATTGAATCATAGATACACtgttttaacttatttttctcttttcatagGAATCAAACTGCCAACTAGAAGGAGAAAGTGGTTATGCACATTTAAAGATTGTAACGAATAAGCTGAGAAAGAGGCAGCAGTTCATGGTATCTCAAGTTTCATTTATCTATCCCTTGAAGATTGAAGCTGGACCTTCACAAGACCAAGAACTGGAATCATTTCCTGGTGGCAGTAGATTAGGTCAGTTAAGTCTAAAATCttataagaattaagaatGTAGCCTTTGATGAGAACGAGACCTAACTCCTTAACATCTTTCAGTGCATGCCTTTATCTTTACTTCATTCAGTCTGATATTGATATCAGGACTAACTTTGCCTTTGTTGTCGTAAGTGTTTACAGAAAGTTTTTAATTGCAGCATCTACCTTCTTGACATGTTTATATCTATGGCTTTTGTAGGAACTAAGCCTCTGAGTCAAGGATCTGTGAGAATTCTGGGGTTGCCTTTTAGTATGGCCCCGTTTACAAAGATGAGCTTCTTCACCGACAAGAAAGAAGTTCAGAAGTCTGCAACTGCCCTAGGATATGTAGCCCATGTATGTTCCGTCCTCTTTTTCCTTACTGATTTATGCATTAAAACTTGCTTTATACTTCCATATCTATTGTGCGGCCTTAAATCTCTTGGCTTGGATTTCAGGAATCACTGCTAATGAATTCAAACAAAcgaattttgtttggtttaaattCTTGATAGAAAGTATTAATGGCTTCCTGCTTGGCTTTTGCAGGCCGTGTCACTAATAGCTCCTTACTTGAGAGTGCCAATTCGTTATCCTTTGTGCCTGGGGGGTTCCAAAACATACATTCGAGACTATGCACCTTACATTGAGCCTTCACCATCAGACATGTCTCCGATTACCACGCTTTCCCAAAATATTAACTTTGTAgagtttcctctgtttctggaTGGTCAAGATACAACACGAGCTGCCTATGCTGTCTTCTTACTAAACAAGGTTagttagagattttttttggttttgctctTCTCCCTGATACTTGAAACAGTAGCTTGCCTCTCCTCTCATCTAATCATAGTCATCGTATCACAGAACATCGAGCAACTCTTGAACTTTGTGGGGGAAAATAGTCTAGGACCACGTCAGGTTCTAGCAAACCTGAAGGAGCTAATTCGAATCATCCAATCTCCAGATTATATCGATTATttatgacgatgatgatgatgacgacgaaaataatgacgatgatgaagatatcAATCCATTCCTTCTCACACATCTTCCAGAGTTCCAGTGTCTCTTCTTGTTTATTGAATCATCTCAAGTCAGACACTTTGTGGAGGTAAAAAAGTacaaataattgattttgttagaGAAATTTTAGACATGGAAATTCTCTTTAGGATGAGACTCCTCCTCTCTAGATgtgatgtttttggtttggagaGACCGACGATAAACGAAAGCTTAGTCTATTATACAGTTCTTTCTTAAGTTCTAACAGCtgtattagtttttttgtttccctttaTCTTTTTGTGCTAGTTGTACCATTTGaaatatgtttgaatttgtaaCAATGAGCCTGTTGTTGAGTCAGTACAATTTTCAACGTACTGTTGGAATACGAAACGTGTGAACTGTggagtgatgatgattcaaaggcgagaaaacaaaagaccaCCACCAAGGGTAAAATGGGAAACTCAATAAGTAAAAATGGACCAATAGGAGTGTTTGACGAGGATTGTACTTTAATGTTCGTTCAAAGCTCTTTTAACTTTTCCCATCATCTCTTTCTCAcctcctcctctctctttctctctctttctctctctgaaCCCAGAAGaaacctcaaaaaaaaaaaggtttctcAAAACAACAATGGTGAGTTCCACAGACACAATCTCTGCTTCATTTGTATCAAAGAAGTCTCGATCTCCTGAAACATCACCCCATATGAAAGTCACTCTCAAGGTCAAGAACCAACAGGGAGCAGAGGATTTGTATAAAATTGGAACTCATGCACATCTAAAGAAACTAATGAGTGCTTACTGTACGAAGAGAAACTTAGATTACAGTTCTGTCCGATTCGTCTACAATGGTAGAGAAATCAAAGCTCGACAGACTCCTGCTCAGGTCTCTCTcatctttagtttcttctgatttttgtttatattattatgtatcTACAACAACACTGTTGGTCACTGTTAActttcatttacttttttgttcCAACAGCTGcacatggaagaagaagatgagatctGTATGGTCATGGAACTTGGTGGTGGCGGTCCTTACACTCCTTGAGATCTCGCCGgagtttcttcaaaattttcccgATTTGTTCGCGGGATAAACAGATTAGGCTTTCTAAAGAACtttagttatttttcttaattactcTTTTAGTTTCAATGTTGCATCTTAAGTCTCTCTTAACGTTGTTGTTAATTCGTACTAATATTTTCCAAGGAAATTAGTTAATGTTTTTCTCTCGGTAATTGGTAAATAATCTGAGAACCGGAATATCGAGAAAGCGTCCACCGGTTCACAGAGTTAACCGGGAAATAATCGGAATTGATATTACCTTCCTGTAAATAACCAATTTTCTGTGGTAAAGAGTTTACTATCTTAAGATTTCATGTTAAGATTTCATTCCAAACAGAGtttattatcttcttgtttttttttttggtctaatagagtttattatcttcttcgctgcaacaaaacatttatgtGAAAATGGTGGTAAAATATACAATGTCGATGTCCTTTTTCGTCATTTTCGCTTCTACTGTTACTATCATCGTTCATGGTTTCCCATCGACACTCGACGGTCCGCTTAACCCCGTTACTGCTCCACTCGACCCGAATCTTAACCCGATTGCATTCGACTTACCAGAATCCGACCCGAGTTTCGTAAAACCCATTTCGGAGTTTCTTCTTCCCGAACAgatctctgtctctctctcttacagCTTTGACTCCGTCTGGATTTCTTGGGTCACAGGTCTCTATTTGTCTCTTCAACTTTCTTTACCTTTcggaaaaaacaattttttttactacaaAAGTcttgaaatattattaaattctCAAAATTGGACTTATTTATGTTTACAAAAATGTGGAATGTGTGATTAGTTTATCTTGAAAGTACATAAAGGTTTAATCTTTTTGAGCCAAGAGCTGGATCTACTTAAGAAGCTTCATCAAGATTTTTGCTTAAATATTCATCCTTTAAGTTAACTATTTGCATTTGTCTGAACTCTGAAGCATGGTTGTTGTATTATATACTACAGGGGAATACCAAATTGGTGAAAAAGATTCTGCACCTCTGGATCCTAATTGTGTGCAAAGCATAGTTCAATACCGTGAATTCGATGTTCGTCGTACTAGGAAGCAAAATGCAACAGGCCATTCTATTGTTTATAACCAACAGTATTCTTCTGAGAATGGTTTCATGAACTATACTTCAGGCATCATTCACCATGTTCAACTCACAGGTCTTAAACCAAACACATTGTACCGATACCAATGCGGAGACCCGTCTTTATCAGCAATGAGCAAAGAGTATTACTTCAGGACAATGCCTAAGTCTACATCAGAGAATTATCCACACAGAATCGTTGTGGCTGGAGATTTGGGTCTTACTTACAACACATCAACTGTTTTGGGGCATATTCTGTCTAACCATCCAGATCTTGTGGTTTTACTTGGAGGATTCAGCTACGCTGATACTTATCTTGCGAATAAGACTAAACTAGATTGTAGTTCTTGTCATTGTGACCAAAATGGAACTAGTTCTGATTGTGGTTCTTGTTATTCTAGTGGAGAAACTTATCAGCCTCGCTGGGATTATTGGGGAAGgtaaaagaagattcttctctAGTGATTGTGAATCCTTTGATGGttttaaacactaaattaTTGGGGGCTTTGTCTTTGATGACAGGTTCATGGAGCCACTCACGGCTAATGTTCCAACCATGATGGTAGCAGGGGAGCACGAGATTGAGCCGCAGACCGAGAATAATCTGACATTCGCTGCATACAGTTCAAGATTCGCATTCCCTTCAAACGAAAGCGGTTCTTTCTCACCATTATACTATTCTTTCAACGCGGGAGGAGCTCATTTCATAGTGCTCAATTCATA
It encodes the following:
- the PAP13 gene encoding purple acid phosphatase 13 (purple acid phosphatase 13 (PAP13); FUNCTIONS IN: acid phosphatase activity; INVOLVED IN: biological_process unknown; LOCATED IN: endomembrane system; EXPRESSED IN: 6 plant structures; EXPRESSED DURING: 4 anthesis, C globular stage; CONTAINS InterPro DOMAIN/s: Purple acid phosphatase, N-terminal (InterPro:IPR015914), Metallophosphoesterase (InterPro:IPR004843), Purple acid phosphatase-like, N-terminal (InterPro:IPR008963); BEST Arabidopsis thaliana protein match is: purple acid phosphatase 15 (TAIR:AT3G07130.1); Has 35333 Blast hits to 34131 proteins in 2444 species: Archae - 798; Bacteria - 22429; Metazoa - 974; Fungi - 991; Plants - 531; Viruses - 0; Other Eukaryotes - 9610 (source: NCBI BLink).), whose product is MVVKYTMSMSFFVIFASTVTIIVHGFPSTLDGPLNPVTAPLDPNLNPIAFDLPESDPSFVKPISEFLLPEQISVSLSYSFDSVWISWVTGEYQIGEKDSAPLDPNCVQSIVQYREFDVRRTRKQNATGHSIVYNQQYSSENGFMNYTSGIIHHVQLTGLKPNTLYRYQCGDPSLSAMSKEYYFRTMPKSTSENYPHRIVVAGDLGLTYNTSTVLGHILSNHPDLVVLLGGFSYADTYLANKTKLDCSSCHCDQNGTSSDCGSCYSSGETYQPRWDYWGRFMEPLTANVPTMMVAGEHEIEPQTENNLTFAAYSSRFAFPSNESGSFSPLYYSFNAGGAHFIVLNSYTLYDNSSDQYIWLESDLIKINRSETPWVVATWSLPWYSTFKGHYREAESMRIHLEDLLYNYRVDIVFNSHVDAYERSNRVYNYTLDQCGPVYITTGAGGAGKLETQHVDDPGNIPDPSQNYSCRSSGLNSTLEPVKDETCPVKQPEYSAYRESSFGFGILEVKNETHALWSWNRNQDLYYLAADVIHIVRQPEMCSVCN
- the PAP13 gene encoding purple acid phosphatase 13 (purple acid phosphatase 13 (PAP13); FUNCTIONS IN: acid phosphatase activity; INVOLVED IN: biological_process unknown; LOCATED IN: endomembrane system; EXPRESSED IN: 6 plant structures; EXPRESSED DURING: 4 anthesis, C globular stage; CONTAINS InterPro DOMAIN/s: Purple acid phosphatase, N-terminal (InterPro:IPR015914), Metallophosphoesterase (InterPro:IPR004843), Purple acid phosphatase-like, N-terminal (InterPro:IPR008963); BEST Arabidopsis thaliana protein match is: purple acid phosphatase 15 (TAIR:AT3G07130.1); Has 1271 Blast hits to 1238 proteins in 191 species: Archae - 5; Bacteria - 116; Metazoa - 179; Fungi - 94; Plants - 727; Viruses - 0; Other Eukaryotes - 150 (source: NCBI BLink).), with protein sequence MVVKYTMSMSFFVIFASTVTIIVHGFPSTLDGPLNPVTAPLDPNLNPIAFDLPESDPSFVKPISEFLLPEQISVSLSYSFDSVWISWVTGEYQIGEKDSAPLDPNCVQSIVQYREFDVRRTRKQNATGHSIVYNQQYSSENGFMNYTSGIIHHVQLTGLKPNTLYRYQCGDPSLSAMSKEYYFRTMPKSTSENYPHRIVVAGDLGLTYNTSTVLGHILSNHPDLVVLLGGFSYADTYLANKTKLDCSSCHCDQNGTSSDCGSCYSSGETYQPRWDYWGRFMEPLTANVPTMMVAGEHEIEPQTENNLTFAAYSSRFAFPSNESADQYIWLESDLIKINRSETPWVVATWSLPWYSTFKGHYREAESMRIHLEDLLYNYRVDIVFNSHVDAYERSNRVYNYTLDQCGPVYITTGAGGAGKLETQHVDDPGNIPDPSQNYSCRSSGLNSTLEPVKDETCPVKQPEYSAYRESSFGFGILEVKNETHALWSWNRNQDLYYLAADVIHIVRQPEMCSVCN
- the PAP13 gene encoding purple acid phosphatase 13 (purple acid phosphatase 13 (PAP13); CONTAINS InterPro DOMAIN/s: Purple acid phosphatase, N-terminal (InterPro:IPR015914), Metallophosphoesterase (InterPro:IPR004843), Purple acid phosphatase-like, N-terminal (InterPro:IPR008963); BEST Arabidopsis thaliana protein match is: purple acid phosphatase 15 (TAIR:AT3G07130.1); Has 1681 Blast hits to 1667 proteins in 339 species: Archae - 9; Bacteria - 451; Metazoa - 191; Fungi - 73; Plants - 745; Viruses - 0; Other Eukaryotes - 212 (source: NCBI BLink).): MVVVLYTTGEYQIGEKDSAPLDPNCVQSIVQYREFDVRRTRKQNATGHSIVYNQQYSSENGFMNYTSGIIHHVQLTGLKPNTLYRYQCGDPSLSAMSKEYYFRTMPKSTSENYPHRIVVAGDLGLTYNTSTVLGHILSNHPDLVVLLGGFSYADTYLANKTKLDCSSCHCDQNGTSSDCGSCYSSGETYQPRWDYWGRFMEPLTANVPTMMVAGEHEIEPQTENNLTFAAYSSRFAFPSNESGSFSPLYYSFNAGGAHFIVLNSYTLYDNSSDQYIWLESDLIKINRSETPWVVATWSLPWYSTFKGHYREAESMRIHLEDLLYNYRVDIVFNSHVDAYERSNRVYNYTLDQCGPVYITTGAGGAGKLETQHVDDPGNIPDPSQNYSCRSSGLNSTLEPVKDETCPVKQPEYSAYRESSFGFGILEVS